A region from the uncultured Macellibacteroides sp. genome encodes:
- a CDS encoding N-acetylmuramoyl-L-alanine amidase-like domain-containing protein — MKRIVAMIVFLLLKTSLMAQVIYTAQDSIVFEEYLKVMKPKKDLSLQELIVETALYFRGTPYVASTLEYTPEQLVVNLRELDCTTFVESTIALARTVKDKNPSFQKFCGNLQQLRYREASIEDYSSRLHYTSDWIYTNEQRGIVKDISREVGGVVLPVNLFIMSTNAEKYKQLKGNPELIEKIKEQEHIINGRPHYYIPKASLYKVSKSIRSGDMVCFATTIKGLDVSHVGFAYWKNGILTFIHASSSAKKVIVNPEPMQSYIDGVNHNHGVLFVRAIE; from the coding sequence ATGAAACGAATAGTTGCGATGATAGTTTTTCTTTTGCTGAAAACTTCGTTGATGGCTCAGGTTATTTATACAGCGCAAGATTCTATTGTCTTTGAGGAGTATCTAAAAGTGATGAAACCGAAAAAGGATCTTTCTCTGCAAGAGTTGATTGTCGAAACAGCTTTGTATTTTAGAGGAACGCCCTATGTTGCTTCAACGCTGGAATACACGCCGGAACAGCTTGTTGTTAATCTGAGAGAATTGGACTGTACTACTTTTGTGGAATCAACGATTGCATTAGCCCGGACTGTTAAAGATAAAAATCCCTCATTTCAAAAATTCTGTGGTAATTTACAGCAGCTTCGCTACAGAGAGGCAAGTATTGAAGATTACAGTTCCCGGTTACATTATACTTCAGATTGGATTTATACGAACGAACAACGCGGAATTGTTAAAGATATTTCCCGTGAAGTAGGAGGCGTTGTTTTGCCTGTAAATCTGTTTATTATGTCGACTAACGCCGAAAAATATAAACAGCTTAAAGGGAATCCTGAACTAATTGAAAAGATTAAAGAACAAGAACATATTATTAATGGCCGCCCGCATTACTATATTCCTAAGGCAAGTCTATATAAAGTGTCGAAGAGTATACGCAGTGGAGATATGGTCTGTTTTGCTACTACTATAAAAGGATTGGATGTATCGCATGTCGGTTTTGCTTATTGGAAAAATGGAATTCTTACATTTATTCATGCTTCTTCGTCGGCAAAGAAGGTGATTGTTAATCCGGAACCGATGCAATCCTATATTGATGGGGTTAACCATAACCACGGGGTATTGTTTGTAAGGGCAATCGAATAA
- a CDS encoding DUF5686 family protein: MNKVIQNANGYKNALISYESEIYIKGHSEILKSNVLMRYAPLLFPFDYKNKEIIFELITNSRFVAPNHFYHQFQAINGNTIPSNKHIYEVLNFLSFNANSETAYNDILITPVTPRAFKYYRFWVEDIIESDSNKVYKICVMPKQWSQKLICGYLYVSDQFNYIEKLDINGRISFAEFNMIIDFHKPHMQFCLPEKASLNLRYKALGNSVESNYNFDFSYNSISWTEYDDITNKDKYQTLDLSSYFHLTGDTIPVVRDTNYWNSKRKANLTTEEQILLNNPLATKKRSDDSTRLQKYLKLTETLTNTMKFDLSSTRMKYSGLLNPFMFGYTKLDGISFRQQLRISKRFKNDKQIRFRPEIGFVFKRKELFYKLGGDWVYQPKRMGTIGLTFANGNQNYSSEITNQIKELIKDSSFSFSNLNLKYYKDYYVELRNKIEIFNGLQVYTGLTYHHRTPVKDGNTIITDGDINNIINDNYNDFTPYIGVSYSPYQYYRMDGKNKEYVQSCYPTFSFEYARGIPGVIESIGDYERIEADIQQRINLGMLRQLNYYVSGGFFSRQRSVYFADFRYFTRRHFPDSWNDGIGGVFHLLPGEWYNASSSYVQAHLMYESPFILMHFLKKDASKHIFSERLYLSQLFTPYLPSYTEIGYGIGNHIFNIALFAGFEKGKYQGAGFKFAFELFQ; encoded by the coding sequence ATGAATAAAGTTATACAGAATGCAAATGGTTACAAAAATGCATTGATATCGTATGAATCAGAAATTTATATTAAAGGTCATTCTGAAATTCTTAAAAGCAACGTATTAATGAGGTATGCTCCTTTGCTTTTTCCATTCGACTACAAAAACAAAGAGATTATTTTTGAATTAATTACCAATTCCAGGTTTGTTGCACCTAATCACTTTTATCATCAATTCCAGGCAATAAACGGCAACACGATTCCATCAAATAAACATATTTATGAAGTACTGAATTTCTTAAGTTTTAATGCAAATTCGGAAACAGCATACAACGATATTCTCATTACCCCGGTTACTCCCAGAGCTTTTAAGTATTACCGCTTTTGGGTCGAAGATATTATAGAATCAGACAGCAATAAAGTCTATAAAATATGTGTAATGCCTAAACAATGGAGTCAAAAACTTATATGCGGTTACCTCTATGTGTCCGATCAATTCAATTATATTGAAAAGCTAGATATAAACGGAAGAATCTCTTTTGCCGAATTTAATATGATTATAGACTTTCATAAGCCTCATATGCAATTTTGCTTACCAGAAAAAGCTAGTCTGAATTTACGTTACAAAGCATTGGGGAATTCTGTTGAGAGTAACTATAATTTCGATTTCTCTTATAATTCAATAAGTTGGACGGAATATGATGACATTACCAACAAGGACAAATACCAGACTCTTGACTTATCCAGTTACTTTCATCTGACTGGAGACACAATCCCTGTTGTAAGGGATACAAATTACTGGAACAGTAAGCGAAAAGCAAATCTTACAACGGAAGAACAAATATTGCTAAACAATCCTTTGGCTACAAAGAAAAGATCAGATGATTCAACAAGATTACAAAAGTACTTAAAGCTGACTGAAACGCTCACTAATACGATGAAGTTCGACTTAAGTTCTACCCGAATGAAATATTCGGGACTGCTTAATCCTTTTATGTTTGGATATACTAAACTTGATGGAATAAGTTTCAGACAGCAACTAAGAATAAGTAAACGATTTAAAAACGATAAACAGATTCGCTTCCGCCCGGAAATTGGATTTGTCTTCAAAAGAAAAGAGCTTTTCTACAAATTAGGCGGAGATTGGGTTTATCAACCTAAACGCATGGGAACTATAGGTCTTACTTTTGCGAATGGGAATCAAAATTATTCGTCTGAAATCACAAATCAGATTAAAGAACTAATAAAAGATTCGTCTTTCTCTTTCAGCAACCTGAATCTTAAATATTACAAGGACTACTATGTTGAATTACGAAATAAGATTGAAATTTTTAATGGACTTCAGGTGTATACAGGTCTGACTTATCATCATCGTACCCCTGTAAAAGATGGAAATACTATAATTACCGATGGAGATATCAATAATATCATAAACGATAACTACAATGACTTTACTCCTTATATTGGCGTATCATACTCTCCCTACCAATATTATCGCATGGACGGTAAGAATAAAGAGTATGTACAATCTTGTTATCCGACATTTTCTTTTGAATATGCACGTGGTATTCCCGGGGTTATAGAAAGCATTGGTGATTACGAGCGAATTGAAGCTGATATTCAGCAAAGAATTAATCTTGGTATGCTACGTCAACTGAATTACTACGTGAGCGGCGGATTTTTCTCAAGACAACGATCCGTTTACTTTGCTGATTTTCGTTATTTTACAAGAAGACATTTTCCTGATTCATGGAATGATGGAATAGGCGGAGTATTTCATCTGCTACCTGGCGAATGGTACAATGCTTCCAGCTCCTATGTTCAGGCTCATCTGATGTATGAAAGCCCCTTTATATTGATGCACTTTTTAAAAAAAGATGCATCAAAACACATCTTTTCTGAACGTTTATACTTAAGTCAGCTCTTCACACCGTACCTGCCAAGCTACACAGAAATAGGATACGGAATTGGAAATCACATTTTTAACATTGCCTTATTTGCCGGATTCGAAAAAGGGAAATATCAGGGAGCAGGCTTTAAATTTGCTTTCGAACTGTTTCAATAA